Proteins from a single region of Gossypium arboreum isolate Shixiya-1 chromosome 1, ASM2569848v2, whole genome shotgun sequence:
- the LOC108481643 gene encoding G-type lectin S-receptor-like serine/threonine-protein kinase At2g19130: MGNRTRLLLPLYVLVFCFSSFETYVSIEMDTLYPGQSLSGNQTISSRNGRFELGFFKPGNSTGYYVGIWYKNLNVKTVVWVANRDEPLLDHSVSKLELSEKGSLVLYNQSEIPVWSAEPSSSNTMNSTVAVLEDSGNLVLRNGSSPSVTAWESFDHPTDTWLPGAKLGTSKMSKKGLIYVSWSSPNNPSPGLFSLGLDTNGTGWYHILKNGIRHWTCGSWLQRVSSFSTETVTTNYITMEYVSNKEENYYFYSVTTSSVLVRFLMDVTGKVQQLIWKDGSQEWETIWEKPRETCEIYGFCGANGACNQFGGPKCKCLPGFEPKIPGEWKTGNYTNGCLRKSLLKCNKDVKHDFQLIENIRLPANEVLTNNKSLRECKSACLRDCSCIAYTIGYYGNCSIWRDDLLNIQYLTFGDYIGRDLYLRLPMTELEASKVTKKVRIKRLTICAAAAIVVLIPILVLVSTCRMANFSGTKPTDDALVLFKFGDLKSATKNFSEKLGEGGFGSVYKGMLPNSAVIAVKSLKGQDHEDKQFRAEVSTIGTIHHVNLVHLLGFCLKGTKRFLVYEYMPNGSLDSHLFNKDSKILDWKTRHHIALGVARGLAYLHEKCRVCIIHCDIKPENILLDADYNPLLSDFGLAKLFGRDFSRVLTTMKGTRGYLAPEMISGDPITPKSDVFSYGMLLLEIISGRRNWEIKGDETDNYFPARAAICVSNGGDVLSLLDPKLQGNANAEEVIRACRVACWCIQDEEQNRPSMGHVVQILEGVQEINMPPIPWFIQTIINF; this comes from the coding sequence ATGGGAAACAGAACAAGGCTTTTGCTTCCTCTCTATGTTCTGGTTTTTTGCTTTTCGTCATTTGAAACTTATGTCTCCATCGAAATGGATACCTTATATCCAGGCCAGTCACTCTCTGGTAACCAAACTATAAGCTCAAGAAATGGAAGGTTTGAACTTGGTTTCTTTAAGCCAGGTAACTCTACAGGCTACTATGTAGGTATCTGGTACAAGAACCTCAACGTTAAGACTGTGGTGTGGGTGGCTAATAGAGATGAGCCACTCCTTGATCATTCTGTTTCAAAACTTGAGCTCTCTGAAAAGGGTAGCCTTGTCCTTTACAACCAATCTGAAATCCCAGTTTGGTCAGCTGAGCCATCATCATCAAACAccatgaattccactgttgcagTTCTTGAGGATAGTGGGAATCTTGTTTTGAGAAATGGTTCAAGTCCTTCAGTCACAGCATGGGAAAGCTTTGATCATCCTACTGATACATGGTTGCCTGGGGCCAAGCTTGGAACAAGCAAGATGAGCAAGAAAGGGTTAATCTATGTTTCTTGGAGCAGTCCAAATAATCCTTCGCCTGGATTGTTTTCCCTAGGGCTAGACACCAATGGAACCGGGTGGTATCATATACTGAAGAATGGGATTAGGCACTGGACTTGTGGGTCTTGGCTACAGAGAGTTTCCTCTTTTAGTACTGAGACAGTGACGACCAACTATATCACCATGGAATATGTCTCAAACAAGgaagaaaattattatttttactcgGTCACCACCTCCTCGGTTCTTGTAAGATTTCTGATGGATGTAACGGGTAAAGTGCAGCAACTCATATGGAAAGATGGTTCTCAGGAATGGGAAACTATTTGGGAAAAGCCGAGAGAAACATGTGAAATCTATGGTTTCTGTGGAGCAAATGGAGCTTGTAATCAGTTTGGTGGGCCTAAATGCAAATGCTTGCCTGGTTTTGAACCTAAAATTCCTGGAGAATGGAAAACGGGCAATTATACAAATGGTTgtcttcgaaaatctttgttGAAGTGCAATAAAGATGTGAAACATGACTTCCAACTGATTGAAAACATAAGGCTGCCAGCAAATGAAGTGTTGACAAATAATAAGAGCTTGAGAGAGTGTAAATCGGCTTGCTTAAGAGACTGCTCTTGTATTGCATACACCATTGGATATTATGGTAACTGCTCCATATGGAGAGATGATTTGCTGAACATCCAATACCTCACTTTTGGTGACTATATTGGAAGAGATTTATATCTCCGGCTTCCCATGACGGAGTTGGAAGCTTCGAAAGTTACAAAGAAGGTAAGAATTAAGCGGCTCACTATTTGTGCAGCTGCAGCAATTGTGGTTTTGATTCCTATCTTGGTACTAGTTTCAACATGCAGGATGGCAAATTTCTCTGGTACCAAACCAACTGATGATGCTCTGGTTCTCTTCAAGTTTGGTGATTTAAAGAGTGCAACAAAGAATTTTTCTGAAAAATTAGGTGAAGGAGGCTTTGGTTCTGTTTATAAAGGAATGCTTCCGAATTCGGCTGTCATAGCAGTAAAGAGTCTCAAAGGCCAAGACCATGAAGATAAGCAGTTCCGCGCTGAAGTGAGCACCATAGGGACAATCCATCATGTTAATCTAGTTCACCTTCTCGGGTTTTGTTTGAAGGGGACGAAGAGGTTTCTCGTATACGAATACATGCCAAATGGTTCTTTGGACAGTCACCTGTTTAATAAGGATTCAAAGATCCTAGACTGGAAAACAAGACATCATATTGCACTGGGAGTAGCTCGAGGATTAGCCTATCTCCACGAGAAGTGCAGAGTATGCATCATACACTGTGACATCAAGCCTGAGAACATTCTTCTTGATGCTGATTATAATCCTTTGCTTTCAGACTTCGGCTTAGCAAAGCTGTTCGGTAGGGATTTCAGTCGTGTTTTGACCACGATGAAAGGAACCAGAGGGTACCTTGCACCCGAAATGATTTCAGGTGATCCCATCACTCCAAAATCTGATGTTTTTAGCTATGGGATGTTGCTATTGGAGATTATATCAGGAAGAAGAAACTGGGAGATAAAAGGTGATGAGACAGACAATTACTTCCCAGCTCGTGCTGCGATATGCGTAAGCAACGGAGGGGATGTACTAAGTCTGCTGGATCCCAAGCTGCAGGGGAATGCAAATGCGGAAGAAGTCATCAGAGCTTGTAGAGTAGCATGTTGGTGCATTCAAGATGAAGAACAAAATAGGCCATCCATGGGGCATGTTGTTCAGATCCTTGAGGGAGTCCAAGAGATAAATATGCCACCAATTCCCTGGTTTATTCAAACCATCATAAACTTCTAA
- the LOC108480978 gene encoding dynamin-related protein 5A-like → MATLTPTKTPVEKSKRSHSHHHHSRDGSSFSSSLSRFEAYNRLQAAAVAFGEKLPIPEIVALGGQSDGKSSLLEAFLGFRFNVREVEMGTRRPLILQMVHDPSALEPRCRFQEEDSEEYGSPVVSASTIADIIKSRTEALLKKTKTSVSPKPIIMRAEFAHCPNLTIIDTPGFVLKAKKGEPENTPEEILSMVKLLASPPHRILLFLQQSSVEWCSSLWLDSIREIDPTFRRTIVVVSKFDNRLKEFSDRWEVDRYLSASGYLGENTRPFFVALPKERNTISNDEFRRQISQVDAEVLRHLHDGIKGGYDEEKFKPYIGFCSLREYLESELQKRYKEAAPATLALLEQRCSDVNIELARIDSKIQATSDVSHLRKSAMMHAAYISNHVGVLIDGAADPSPEQWGKTTEEERSESGLGSWPGVTTDIKPANAVLRLYGGAAFERVMHEFRCAAYSMECPPVSREKVANILLAHAGRGGGRGVTEAAAEIARTAARSWLAPLLDAVCDRLAFVLGNLFDIALERNRCRESEYGKNTGNWDGYVGFHAALRHAYNRFIKDLAKQCKQLVRHHLDSVTSPYSQVCYENDFQGVFNSTASSYNKYNQASSASYCLELSGIEQVPHDEAKRDQENIPPEKNSKQTTPGKGTEAREALQETQLTVPETPSPDQPCDVVYARVKKELGNCIEVGPRKRIARMTGNRNAEQLAKVHNGGSLLFGNGDSGSKTGSSYSEICSSAAQHFARIREVLVERSVTSTLNSGFLTPCRDRLVVALGLDLFAVNDEKFMDMFIAPDAIEVLHKERQSLQKRQMILQSCLNEFKNVARAL, encoded by the exons ATGGCGACTCTGACTCCGACCAAAACCCCAGTAGAGAAATCCAAAAGGTCCCACTCTCATCATCACCATTCACGTGACGGTTCCTCCTTTTCTTCCTCTCTGTCCCGTTTCGAGGCCTACAACCGCCTCCAAGCGGCTGCAGTGGCCTTCGGGGAGAAGCTTCCGATCCCGGAGATCGTAGCGCTCGGCGGCCAATCTGATGGAAAAAGTTCTCTCCTTGAAGCTTTTCTTGGATTTCGTTTCAATGTGCGTGAGGTCGAGATGGGCACTCGCCGGCCTCTCATTTTGCAGATGGTTCATGACCCTTCGGCACTTGAACCTCGTTGTCGCTTCCAG GAAGAAGATTCTGAAGAATATGGAAGTCCAGTTGTTTCAGCATCGACAATTGCAGATATCATAAAATCAAGAACTGAGGCACTTTTGAAAAAGACTAAAACTTCAGTTTCTCCTAAGCCAATTATAATGAGAGCTGAATTTGCACATTGTCCAAATCTCACCATCATTGATACCCCAGGATTTGTTCTTAAG GCAAAGAAGGGAGAACCAGAGAACACACCAGAGGAAATTCTTTCAATGGTTAAGTTACTAGCTAGTCCTCCCCATCGTATTCTGTTGTTCCTTCAGCAGAGTAGCGTGGAATGGTGCTCATCTTTGTGGTTAGATTCAATTCGTGAAATTGATCCAACCTTTAGAAGGACAATAGTTGTGGTctccaagtttgataatagactCAAG GAGTTTAGTGACAGATGGGAAGTAGATCGTTATTTGAGTGCAAGTGGATATCTTGGAGAAAATACCCGGCCATTTTTTGTGGCATTGCCGAAGGAAAGGAACACCATATCAAATGATGAATTCCGAAGGCAAATATCCCAAGTGGATGCTGAAGTTTTACGTCATTTGCATGATGGAATCAAGGGAGGTTATGATGAAGAAAAGTTCAAGCCCTATATTGGTTTTTGTTCTTTGAGGGAGTATTTGGAATCAGAACTACAAAAGAGATACAAAGAAGCTGCCCCAGCTACACTGGCATTGCTTGAGCAGCGCTGCAGTGATGTTAACATTGAGCTGGCAAGAATTGACTCCAAAATACAAGCAACTTCCGATGTTTCTCATCTTCGAAAATCAGCCATGATGCATGCGGCATATATAAGCAATCATGTG GGGGTTTTGATCGATGGAGCAGCAGATCCTTCCCCCGAGCAGTGGGGGAAAACAACAGAGGAGGAAAGATCCGAGAGTGGGTTAGGGAGTTGGCCAGGTGTTACTACTGATATAAAACCTGCTAATGCTGTTCTTCGTCTTTATGGTGGAGCTGCTTTCGAAAGGGTAATGCATGAATTCCGCTGCGCTGCATATTCCATGGAATGTCCCCCAGTATCAAGAGAGAAG GTTGCGAATATCTTACTTGCACATGCTGGCCGAGGTGGGGGTAGAGGAGTAACGGAGGCTGCTGCAGAAATTGCACGTACTGCTGCACGGTCATGGCTTGCTCCTCTCCTTGATGCTGTTTGTGATCGGCTTGCCTTCGTTCTAGGCAATCTTTTTGACATTGCTCTTGAGAGGAATCGCTGCCGTGAATCAGAAT ATGGGAAGAATACTGGAAATTGGGATGGGTATGTTGGGTTTCATGCAGCTTTAAGGCATGCATACAATCGCTTTATAAAGGATTTGGCTAAACAGTGCAAGCAACTAGTTAGGCATCATCTTGATTCAGTCACAAGTCCATATTCTCAGGTttgttatgagaatgattttcaAGGAGTCTTTAACTCAACGGCAAGTTCCTATAACAAATACAACCAAGCTTCATCTGCTTCATATTGCCTTGAGCTATCTGGTATTGAGCAAGTACCGCACGACGAGGCAAAGAGAGATCAGGAGAACATACCACCTGAAAAGAATTCAAAGCAAACCACTCCAGGAAAAGGCACAGAAGCTAGAGAAGCTCTTCAAGAAACCCAATTGACAGTGCCTGAGACCCCATCTCCTGACCAGCCATGTGATGTGGTCTACGCTAGAGTTAAGAAGGAACTTGGGAATTGCATTGAAGTTGGACCAAGAAAACGTATAGCAAGAATGACTGGCAACAGAAATGCTGAACAATTGGCAAAAGTTCACAATGGTGGTAGTCTTTTATTTGGTAATGGTGATAGTGGTTCCAAAACAGGTTCAAGTTACTCAGAAATCTGCTCATCAGCAGCACAACATTTTGCACGGATACGTGAAGTCCTTGTTGAACGCAGTGTGACATCAACCCTGAACTCTGGATTTTTAACCCCATG TCGGGACAGGCTAGTGGTGGCACTTGGATTGGACCTGTTTGCTGTGAATGATGAGAAATTCATGGATATGTTTATAGCTCCAGACGCCATTGAGGTGCTGCACAAGGAACGACAATCACTTCAAAAGCGACAGATGATTCTTCAATCTTGCTTGAATGAGTTCAAAAATGTTGCTCGAGCACTCTGA
- the LOC108480618 gene encoding proton pump-interactor 1-like isoform X1 encodes MAQVSVDKVAEVDQSFLLDKENGKLDKDPVHNETIPVIPRSEEPSKGDGNNASNDNFPTDAVDEWPAAKQVHSFYFVRYRLYEDPRIKAKIDEADKELQKWSKTRFKITDELKAKRSDRAELLAQVRALNVDFEQYKEILDEKKKEIEPLQQALGKLRTNSYTGRGSMCSSEEELNDVIHCLQYRIQHESIPLAEEKQLLKEIKRLEGTREAVITNAAMRAKIQDSMGRKEVIQDQVKLMGVDLSGVRKEQFAVQSKKKQIKEKLTAIEKKLESLQEELKAITQKRDKAYQTILELRKQHDEENAYFYQSRSLINKAKIVAAKKDIKALEELANVEVEKFMDLWNGNKAFRDDYERRILKSLDTRLLSRDGRIRNPDEKPLVLPEITVHTGTEALPKPGAKQPKEEAKSSPQPGTKHLKKGQKDAETKAMESKSSPENVVADKISGSSNKEVDAAKQKEMKREEEIAKAKQALERKKKQAEKAAAKAAIRAQKEAEKKLKEIICFFSCFASL; translated from the exons ATGGCACAAGTATCTGTTGACAAAGTAGCTGAAGTAGACCAATCATTTTTGCTTGATAAGGAAAATGGGAAACTGGACAAGGATCCAGTTCATAATGAGACCATTCCAGTCATTCCCCGCAGCGAGGAGCCGAGTAAGGGAGACGGGAATAATGCATCCAATGACAACTTCCCGACGGATGCAGTTGACGAGTGGCCTGCAGCTAAGCAAGTCCACTCTTTTTATTTTGTCAGATATCGCCTTTACGAAGATCCCAGGATCAAAGCCAAAATCGACGAGGCTGATAAAGAGTTACAAAAGTGGAGTAAAACTAGGTTCAAGATCACTGATGAGTTGAAAGCTAAGAGG TCAGATCGTGCTGAGTTACTTGCTCAAGTGAGAGCCCTGAATGTTGATTTTGAACAATATAAGGAGATTTTAGAcgagaaaaaaaaggaaatagaACCACTGCAGCAGGCCTTAGGCAAGCTTCGCACTAATAGCTATACCGGTCGTGGCAGTATGTGTTCATCTGAGGAAGAGCTCAACGATGTT ATCCATTGCTTGCAATATCGCATTCAGCATGAAAGTATCCCATTGGCTGAGGAGAAGCAACTCCTTAAAGAAATCAAACGACTAGAGGGGACCAGGGAAGCAGTTATCACTAATGCAGCAATGAGAGCAAAGATTCAGGATTCGATGGGTCGGAAGGAAGTCATTCAAGATCAGGTTAAA cTTATGGGTGTTGATTTGAGTGGAGTAAGGAAGGAGCAGTTTGCAGTCCAGTCCAAGAAAaaacaaattaaagaaaaattgacTGCAATCGAAAAGAAACTTGAGTCTTTACAGGAGGAGCTGAAAGCTATAACCCAGAAGAGAGACAAAGCTTATCAAACAATTCTGGAACTGAGGAAACAACATGATGAGGAA AATGCTTACTTCTACCAGAGCCGTTCACTCATAAACAAGGCTAAAATTGTTGCTGCCAAGAAAGATATAAAAGCTCTTGAGGAGCTTGCAAATGTTGAG GTTGAGAAGTTTATGGATCTCTGGAATGGTAATAAAGCCTTCAGGGATGATTATGAGAGAAGAATTCTGAAATCCCTGGACACTCGACTATTAAGCAGGGATGGTCGGATAAGGAATCCTGATGAGAAGCCATTAGTTCTACCAGAGATAACAGTACATACGGGAACTGAAGCACTTCCAAAACCTGGTGCGAAACAACCAAAGGAAGAAGCCAAATCCTCTCCTCAACCAGGTACTAAACACCTGAAAAAGGGCCAGAAAGATGCTGAGACCAAAGCAATGGAGTCAAAATCCTCTCCAGAGAATGTTGTAGCAGACAAGATCTCTGGATCTTCAAACAAGGAAGTTGATGCTGCAAAACAGAAAGAAATGAAGAGAGAAGAGGAAATTGCAAAAGCAAAGCAAGCTttagaaaggaagaagaagcagGCTGAAAAAGCAGCTGCCAAAGCAGCTATAAGAGCTCAAAAGGAAGCTGAAAAGAAGCTCAAGGAAATTATTTGCTTCTTCTCTTGTTTTGCTTCTTTATAA
- the LOC108480618 gene encoding proton pump-interactor 1-like isoform X2, protein MGVEIVGSNMAQVSVDKVAEVDQSFLLDKENGKLDKDPVHNETIPVIPRSEEPSKGDGNNASNDNFPTDAVDEWPAAKQVHSFYFVRYRLYEDPRIKAKIDEADKELQKWSKTRFKITDELKAKRSDRAELLAQVRALNVDFEQYKEILDEKKKEIEPLQQALGKLRTNSYTGRGSMCSSEEELNDVIHCLQYRIQHESIPLAEEKQLLKEIKRLEGTREAVITNAAMRAKIQDSMGRKEVIQDQVKLMGVDLSGVRKEQFAVQSKKKQIKEKLTAIEKKLESLQEELKAITQKRDKAYQTILELRKQHDEENAYFYQSRSLINKAKIVAAKKDIKALEELANVEVEKFMDLWNGNKAFRDDYERRILKSLDTRLLSRDGRIRNPDEKPLVLPEITVHTGTEALPKPGAKQPKEEAKSSPQPGTKHLKKGQKDAETKAMESKSSPENVVADKISGSSNKEVDAAKQKEMKREEEIAKAKQALERKKKQAEKAAAKAAIRAQKEAEKKLKEREKKAKKKAAASTTAINPEEPTEPMAEASESEKVDASAEAPVPAPVSVKDKAQKGNAIRYRNRTKGPEVLPRAILRRKKSTNYWTWAAPAALVVLILLAVGYYYLV, encoded by the exons ATGGGTGTAGAGATTGTGGGATCAAACATGGCACAAGTATCTGTTGACAAAGTAGCTGAAGTAGACCAATCATTTTTGCTTGATAAGGAAAATGGGAAACTGGACAAGGATCCAGTTCATAATGAGACCATTCCAGTCATTCCCCGCAGCGAGGAGCCGAGTAAGGGAGACGGGAATAATGCATCCAATGACAACTTCCCGACGGATGCAGTTGACGAGTGGCCTGCAGCTAAGCAAGTCCACTCTTTTTATTTTGTCAGATATCGCCTTTACGAAGATCCCAGGATCAAAGCCAAAATCGACGAGGCTGATAAAGAGTTACAAAAGTGGAGTAAAACTAGGTTCAAGATCACTGATGAGTTGAAAGCTAAGAGG TCAGATCGTGCTGAGTTACTTGCTCAAGTGAGAGCCCTGAATGTTGATTTTGAACAATATAAGGAGATTTTAGAcgagaaaaaaaaggaaatagaACCACTGCAGCAGGCCTTAGGCAAGCTTCGCACTAATAGCTATACCGGTCGTGGCAGTATGTGTTCATCTGAGGAAGAGCTCAACGATGTT ATCCATTGCTTGCAATATCGCATTCAGCATGAAAGTATCCCATTGGCTGAGGAGAAGCAACTCCTTAAAGAAATCAAACGACTAGAGGGGACCAGGGAAGCAGTTATCACTAATGCAGCAATGAGAGCAAAGATTCAGGATTCGATGGGTCGGAAGGAAGTCATTCAAGATCAGGTTAAA cTTATGGGTGTTGATTTGAGTGGAGTAAGGAAGGAGCAGTTTGCAGTCCAGTCCAAGAAAaaacaaattaaagaaaaattgacTGCAATCGAAAAGAAACTTGAGTCTTTACAGGAGGAGCTGAAAGCTATAACCCAGAAGAGAGACAAAGCTTATCAAACAATTCTGGAACTGAGGAAACAACATGATGAGGAA AATGCTTACTTCTACCAGAGCCGTTCACTCATAAACAAGGCTAAAATTGTTGCTGCCAAGAAAGATATAAAAGCTCTTGAGGAGCTTGCAAATGTTGAG GTTGAGAAGTTTATGGATCTCTGGAATGGTAATAAAGCCTTCAGGGATGATTATGAGAGAAGAATTCTGAAATCCCTGGACACTCGACTATTAAGCAGGGATGGTCGGATAAGGAATCCTGATGAGAAGCCATTAGTTCTACCAGAGATAACAGTACATACGGGAACTGAAGCACTTCCAAAACCTGGTGCGAAACAACCAAAGGAAGAAGCCAAATCCTCTCCTCAACCAGGTACTAAACACCTGAAAAAGGGCCAGAAAGATGCTGAGACCAAAGCAATGGAGTCAAAATCCTCTCCAGAGAATGTTGTAGCAGACAAGATCTCTGGATCTTCAAACAAGGAAGTTGATGCTGCAAAACAGAAAGAAATGAAGAGAGAAGAGGAAATTGCAAAAGCAAAGCAAGCTttagaaaggaagaagaagcagGCTGAAAAAGCAGCTGCCAAAGCAGCTATAAGAGCTCAAAAGGAAGCTGAAAAGAAGCTCA AGGAGCGTGAGAAGAAAGCAAAGAAGAAAGCAGCAGCATCTACGACTGCTATAAATCCCGAGGAACCAACTGAACCCATGGCTGAAGCTTCAGAATCAGAGAAGGTTGATGCTAGTGCTGAAGCACCTGTTCCTGCTCCTGTTTCAGTGAAGGATAAAGCACAAAAGGGGAATGCTATTCGGTACAGAAATCGAACTAAAGGACCTGAGGTGCTTCCAAGAGCCATCCTGAGACGTAAGAAGTCAACCAACTACTGGACATGGGCCGCACCTGCTGCACTAGTGGTGCTGATACTTCTAGCAGTAGGTTACTATTATCTTGTCTGA